The genomic interval GCGGCTAGTTTACTTTCTGATAAAGGGGAGCTGCTCGAAAGCGCCGCCGACGACGGACTTGGAGTCCATCTTCATGTGCTGCTCCAAAAGGGAGGTGTAGAAGCCACGGAAGTCGTAATTGGGGGCCAGGTCTCCTTCCTGCAGGTCCTTCTCCTCCATGGACGGGTACTCGGAGTAGTGCCCGCCCTTCACGCCCTCCCCTATGGCTATGGCCACTCCGCCAGCCCCATGGTCCGTCCCTGAGCCGTTGTCCCGCACCCTCCGCCCGAACTCCGTGAACATGACCAGGACCACGTTGTCCGAGGCCTTGTGCTCCCTGAGGTCGGCGAAAAAGTCCGCCACCGCCCGGGCCGAGTCCTTCCACAGCTGCTTGTGCCCGGGCATCTGCGAGGCGTGGGTGTCGAAGCTGGCGTGCTGGGTGTAAAGGAACCGCGTCCCCAGATTAGCCAGGTGCACCATGGCCATGGCGCGGAACTTCTTGGCTATGGGGGTGTTGGCGTACTCCACCCCGCTTTTGTACATCTGCGGGGCCACCTTGAGAATGTCCGCGCCCTTTAAGGCGTCAAGGCCCGTCTGGCCCAGGTAGTCCATCACAGGGCCCCTTCCTATGGCAGGGGAGTAGACCCGGGCGAAGCGCTCCAAGGCCCGCTTCCTCTGCTCCTCTCCGTTGATGCCGGTGAGCACCCCGTAGTTCTCGATGTCGGACACGCTGGCTACCGGCACCCCGGGCATAGCCATGGCGCGGGGCAGCCCCTGGCCGAAGTTCACACCGGTCAGAACGTTGTCCTTTTTGGGGTCCAGCTGCTTGATGCCTCTTCCCACCCAGCCCTCGGTCCCCACCTTGGTGGGTTCGCACGTGTGCCAGATGTCCATGGAGCGGAAGTGGGAACGGGGGGAGTTCTCATAGCCTATCCCGTGGATAATGGCCATCTTCCCTTCGTCCCAGAACTTCTTAAGCGGCGCCATCTCAGGGTGCAGCCCGTAATTGTCGTCAATGCGCACCGCCTCGTTCTCCGGGATATAGACGGTGGTGCGGTAGTCGCGGTACTTGCCGTATTTGTTTAGGGGAATGATGGTGTTGAAGTAGTCGTTGCCGCCGGTGAGCTGGAACACTGCCAACACTGGGTCTTTCTTTGCCATTTACTTCTCTCCTTATAGATTGCTTTTAGACCAAACTAGCTTGTCTGTATTCTATCACCCTAAGCCTAACCGGCCCTCCCCATGGCCCGCTTAAAGACCATGGAGAAGGCCCTCTATACGCTTCTAGCAGAACTGGTACTCCCTTGTGGCGGCGATGAGCTGGAGCATCTCGGAGACCCTGGCGGCAAAGGCCCGGCGCTCGGCCTCGGTAGTCCCCCGCTTAAGCGGCCCGCCCGCTCGTGCGTGCTCGATAAGCTCCTTCCTGGTGCCGGAGTTCAGCTCCAGGTGTCCCAGCAGCTCCAATGAGCCGTCCACCAACTCCTCGGGAGTCAGGGTGGACTTGGAGCCCAGCCGGTTGATCATGGAGGCGACGCCGGGGAAGGCGGGGTCTCCCAGCTTGTTGGCCATGAAGTTGACCCGTCTTACCAAAGCCCCGGTGTCGATCCACTCGCTTCCTGTGTGCCAGCCTTCCACTGAGGGGGGGTTGATAAGCTCCTGGCCTTGATACGCCCCTTCCAGTCCGATTTCAAGCACCCCGGGCCTGGGCTCCTTGAAGTCCCCGATAAGCCGGATAGTGCCGGCCACCACTTCAGCGGGGTTTTTCACCTTGGCCCACCACACCTTCTCGTCCTTGAAGAAGGGCGCGTTGAAAAGGAACCTTAAAGTGCTTTTGACGTCGAAGCCTGAGTCCTTGAACACCTTGGCGATGGCGTCGACAGCCTTGGGGTTCTTGGAGGGCACGTCCAGCCATGAGGGGACCTGGACCTCATCCTCCACGAAGAAGTTGTAGAGGTGGCGCGCGATGAACTTGTGGCAGGAGGTCTCTTCCAGGATGATGTTTATGATGTCCTCGCCGTTGAACTTGCCCTTTCTGCCTAAGAA from SAR202 cluster bacterium carries:
- a CDS encoding DUF1800 domain-containing protein is translated as MPTKKEIALMAHLMRRAGFGASYEELEARAKKGYEQTVEELIDPDAHGVPRYDDLTLARYYPDMEVPSAPAMGTSNFMYHLYTTHRPLQEKITLFWHMVFATGNSKVDNPPEMLQQIQMFRDYGMGNYRDMLIRLSKDPAMIFWLDNNQNHKKAPNENWGRELLELFSMGQGHYSEDDVKMAARAFTGWTIGPKIPRTPYQRHHWTFEYREEDHDDSEKTFLGRKGKFNGEDIINIILEETSCHKFIARHLYNFFVEDEVQVPSWLDVPSKNPKAVDAIAKVFKDSGFDVKSTLRFLFNAPFFKDEKVWWAKVKNPAEVVAGTIRLIGDFKEPRPGVLEIGLEGAYQGQELINPPSVEGWHTGSEWIDTGALVRRVNFMANKLGDPAFPGVASMINRLGSKSTLTPEELVDGSLELLGHLELNSGTRKELIEHARAGGPLKRGTTEAERRAFAARVSEMLQLIAATREYQFC
- a CDS encoding DUF1501 domain-containing protein, which translates into the protein MAKKDPVLAVFQLTGGNDYFNTIIPLNKYGKYRDYRTTVYIPENEAVRIDDNYGLHPEMAPLKKFWDEGKMAIIHGIGYENSPRSHFRSMDIWHTCEPTKVGTEGWVGRGIKQLDPKKDNVLTGVNFGQGLPRAMAMPGVPVASVSDIENYGVLTGINGEEQRKRALERFARVYSPAIGRGPVMDYLGQTGLDALKGADILKVAPQMYKSGVEYANTPIAKKFRAMAMVHLANLGTRFLYTQHASFDTHASQMPGHKQLWKDSARAVADFFADLREHKASDNVVLVMFTEFGRRVRDNGSGTDHGAGGVAIAIGEGVKGGHYSEYPSMEEKDLQEGDLAPNYDFRGFYTSLLEQHMKMDSKSVVGGAFEQLPFIRK